From one Caldichromatium japonicum genomic stretch:
- the asd gene encoding archaetidylserine decarboxylase (Phosphatidylserine decarboxylase is synthesized as a single chain precursor. Generation of the pyruvoyl active site from a Ser is coupled to cleavage of a Gly-Ser bond between the larger (beta) and smaller (alpha chains). It is an integral membrane protein.), with product MSPTLADRLFVALQSVIPQHWFSARIYRLARLTWPPLKDLMIRAFIRHYRVDLSEALEPDPRAYTHFNAFFTRALKADARPLDPDPQAILCPVDGVISQIGTIEEGCLLQAKGRTYRVEELLALAPGEPHPFLGGRFVTLYLSPRDYHRIHMPLAGRLEQMVYAPGRLFSVNRATAALVPNLFARNERLICRFVTEAGPMAVILVGALIVGGLETVWAGEITPPHRGPEPERWDYPSEAQSIQLARGQELGRFHLGSTVILLLPAQSADLDSGWLAGSQVRVGQRLGLWRPAGAISR from the coding sequence ATGTCGCCGACCCTCGCCGACCGATTATTCGTCGCACTGCAATCTGTCATCCCGCAACACTGGTTTTCGGCGCGCATCTATCGGCTGGCGCGTCTGACCTGGCCGCCCCTGAAGGACCTGATGATCCGGGCCTTCATCCGGCACTATCGCGTCGATCTGAGCGAGGCCCTGGAGCCTGACCCGCGCGCCTATACCCATTTCAACGCCTTCTTCACCCGCGCTCTTAAGGCCGATGCCCGCCCGCTCGATCCCGATCCCCAGGCGATCTTGTGCCCGGTCGATGGAGTGATCAGCCAGATCGGGACGATCGAGGAAGGGTGCCTGCTCCAGGCCAAGGGGCGTACCTATCGGGTCGAGGAGCTACTTGCACTTGCCCCGGGTGAGCCGCATCCCTTCTTAGGCGGACGCTTTGTAACCCTCTATCTCTCGCCACGCGATTATCATCGTATCCACATGCCGCTTGCGGGGCGTCTCGAACAGATGGTCTATGCCCCCGGGCGGTTGTTCAGCGTCAATAGGGCGACGGCGGCCCTGGTCCCCAATCTCTTCGCGCGCAATGAACGCCTGATCTGTCGCTTTGTGACCGAGGCTGGTCCCATGGCGGTGATCCTGGTGGGAGCCCTGATCGTCGGGGGTCTTGAGACCGTCTGGGCCGGCGAGATTACCCCGCCCCACCGTGGTCCAGAACCCGAGCGTTGGGACTATCCGTCCGAGGCCCAGAGCATCCAGCTTGCGCGCGGCCAGGAGCTTGGGCGTTTTCATCTCGGCTCGACAGTGATCCTGCTCCTGCCGGCTCAGTCCGCTGACTTGGACTCGGGGTGGCTGGCCGGCAGCCAGGTGCGGGTCGGGCAGCGACTCGGCCTGTGGCGCCCTGCGGGGGCAATAAGCCGATGA
- a CDS encoding DUF3987 domain-containing protein: MPAFDAGTLLPAALRRWVMDEAERMPCPPEFIAAAALVALGSIIGARCAIKPKARDSWLIVPNLWGGIVGDPSAKKSPAWGAALKPLDRLIAKALEEHRAALADYETAKVVFDAGARRAGRRLHAARRAPQSMAQPDRRRGDPGRARLAGGRGLAAGRSERRHRAGKRQAHRALPDQPRRESQAQGGRRMNWLERARREIGGTSPGTTANSADGNPIAVMAVLYDAAPAKHDASNGSNGSAPPWQWLDSEALREAFEERAAIMEFDGGMSREDAERAAWALVL; this comes from the coding sequence GTGCCCGCGTTCGACGCCGGAACACTTCTGCCGGCGGCGCTGCGACGGTGGGTGATGGACGAGGCCGAACGCATGCCCTGCCCGCCCGAGTTCATCGCGGCCGCGGCCCTGGTCGCGCTCGGCTCGATCATCGGCGCACGCTGCGCCATCAAACCGAAGGCGCGCGATTCGTGGCTGATCGTGCCCAACCTGTGGGGCGGCATCGTGGGCGATCCGTCGGCGAAGAAATCGCCGGCCTGGGGGGCCGCGCTGAAGCCGCTCGACAGGCTGATCGCCAAGGCGCTGGAGGAGCACCGCGCCGCGCTCGCCGACTACGAAACCGCGAAGGTCGTGTTCGACGCTGGAGCGCGGCGCGCTGGAAGACGGCTTCACGCTGCGCGACGTGCGCCGCAATCAATGGCGCAACCTGACCGCCGACGAGGCGATCCAGGCCGCGCTCGACTGGCTGGAGGACGAGGACTGGCTGCGGGGCGAAGCGAGCGGCGGCACCGGGCCGGGAAGCGGCAGGCGCACCGTGCGCTACCGGATCAACCCCGCCGTGAAAGCCAGGCGCAAGGAGGTCGGCGCATGAACTGGCTGGAACGCGCGCGCCGCGAAATCGGCGGAACGTCCCCCGGCACTACTGCCAATAGTGCCGATGGAAATCCAATAGCAGTAATGGCGGTGTTGTATGACGCCGCCCCGGCCAAACACGACGCTTCCAACGGCAGTAACGGCAGTGCCCCGCCCTGGCAATGGCTCGATTCCGAAGCCCTGCGCGAAGCCTTCGAGGAGCGCGCCGCAATCATGGAGTTCGACGGCGGCATGAGCCGCGAGGACGCCGAGCGCGCCGCGTGGGCGCTCGTCCTGTAG
- a CDS encoding IS607 family transposase: MSRKLVPIREAAKALGVSPQTLRRWEREGRLVPDERTAGGRRRYDLARLKPEMYRSQAETARKTIAYARVASCDQKDSLERQKQVLELYCACQGWTFEVIADVGSGMNYHKNGLKRLLNEIIDGRAGRLVITHKDRLLRFGAELVFAICEAKQVEVVILNQGEDTTFEEDLAKDVLEIITVFSARLYGSRSRKNQKLLDSVKRAAEEAQA, encoded by the coding sequence ATGTCTCGCAAGCTCGTACCGATCCGCGAAGCTGCTAAAGCGCTTGGTGTCTCGCCGCAAACCCTGCGTCGATGGGAGCGCGAAGGGCGTCTTGTGCCAGACGAGCGAACGGCAGGCGGCCGCAGGCGCTACGACCTTGCTCGGCTCAAGCCAGAGATGTATCGGTCACAGGCTGAAACCGCACGCAAGACAATTGCCTATGCCCGGGTCGCAAGTTGCGATCAGAAGGACAGCTTGGAGCGGCAAAAACAGGTGTTGGAACTGTATTGCGCCTGCCAGGGCTGGACGTTCGAGGTCATTGCTGACGTAGGCTCTGGCATGAACTACCACAAGAATGGTCTCAAGCGCTTGCTCAATGAGATCATCGACGGGCGCGCCGGACGCTTGGTCATCACGCACAAAGACCGGCTGCTGCGCTTCGGCGCTGAGCTGGTGTTTGCGATCTGCGAGGCGAAACAGGTCGAAGTGGTCATCCTCAACCAAGGCGAGGACACGACCTTCGAGGAAGACTTAGCAAAGGACGTGCTCGAAATCATTACCGTATTCAGTGCCCGGCTGTATGGCTCGCGATCACGCAAGAACCAGAAACTGCTCGATAGCGTAAAACGCGCAGCAGAGGAAGCGCAGGCATGA
- a CDS encoding helix-turn-helix transcriptional regulator — MATAILRLPTVKASTGLSRSTIYLRVSEGTFPKPVSLGGRAVGWIEEEIQHWLERRIELAIGSAGGE, encoded by the coding sequence ATGGCTACCGCGATTCTCAGACTTCCCACCGTCAAGGCCAGCACGGGCCTTTCCCGTAGCACGATCTACCTGCGCGTCTCCGAAGGCACGTTCCCCAAGCCGGTGAGCCTGGGCGGGCGCGCTGTTGGCTGGATCGAGGAAGAAATCCAGCACTGGCTGGAGCGGCGCATCGAGCTGGCAATCGGCTCCGCCGGCGGCGAATGA
- a CDS encoding DEAD/DEAH box helicase gives MVRIVTTEPVDPDALTVYYKIADGGLRERMLFRTDEAKLSLAESGRPWAFDAPGDEFKLAAEACRINLAYLFDPMMAVHTSNVEPLPHQITAVYESMLPRQPLRFVLADDPGAGKTIMAGLFIRELLMRADARRVLIVAPGSLVEQWQDEMFEKFGLSFSLFSREQVEQSKSGNPFDDHDLLVACVDQLARAEDLQEKLRLSRWDLVVVDEAHKLSASYFGNKVNKTKRFQLGELLGSITRHFLLMTATPHNGKEEDFQLFMSLLDADRFYGKFRDGAHKVDVSDLMHRMVKEELLKFDGTPLFPERRAYTVNYKLSDPKAALYQAVTEYVKEQFNKADQLADNARKGNVGFALASLQRRLASSPEAIYQSLKRHRNKLKRRVEEEKLRQRGQSLAETLNGNNGLPDDVWEAADALSPAVARRLRELRGSRR, from the coding sequence GTGGTGCGCATCGTCACCACTGAGCCGGTCGATCCTGATGCGCTTACCGTTTACTACAAAATCGCCGACGGTGGTTTGCGCGAGCGGATGCTGTTTCGCACCGATGAGGCCAAGCTGTCGTTGGCCGAGTCTGGCCGCCCCTGGGCTTTCGATGCGCCCGGCGACGAGTTCAAGCTCGCCGCCGAGGCCTGCCGCATCAACCTGGCCTACCTGTTCGATCCGATGATGGCGGTGCACACCTCGAACGTGGAGCCGCTGCCACACCAGATCACCGCGGTCTACGAGTCCATGCTGCCGCGCCAGCCGTTGCGTTTCGTGCTGGCCGACGACCCCGGCGCCGGCAAGACCATCATGGCCGGTCTCTTCATCCGGGAGTTGCTGATGCGCGCCGATGCCAGGCGCGTGCTCATCGTCGCCCCAGGCAGCCTGGTGGAACAATGGCAGGACGAAATGTTCGAGAAGTTCGGCTTGTCGTTCTCGCTGTTTTCGCGCGAGCAGGTCGAGCAGTCTAAGAGCGGCAACCCCTTCGACGACCACGACTTGCTGGTTGCCTGCGTCGATCAACTGGCCCGCGCGGAAGACCTCCAGGAGAAGTTACGCCTGTCGCGCTGGGACCTGGTGGTCGTGGACGAAGCGCACAAGCTCTCGGCCAGCTACTTCGGCAACAAGGTCAACAAAACCAAGCGCTTCCAGCTTGGCGAGCTGCTGGGCTCGATTACGCGGCACTTCCTGTTGATGACGGCCACGCCGCACAACGGGAAGGAAGAAGACTTCCAGCTGTTCATGTCGCTGCTGGATGCCGACCGCTTCTACGGAAAGTTTCGCGACGGCGCGCACAAGGTGGACGTGTCCGACCTCATGCACCGCATGGTCAAGGAGGAATTGCTCAAGTTCGACGGTACCCCGCTGTTCCCCGAGCGTCGGGCCTACACCGTCAACTACAAGCTCTCCGACCCGAAGGCTGCGCTCTATCAGGCGGTCACCGAGTACGTCAAGGAGCAATTCAACAAGGCCGATCAACTTGCCGACAACGCCCGCAAGGGGAACGTCGGCTTTGCGCTGGCCAGCCTTCAGCGCCGCTTGGCTTCCAGCCCCGAGGCCATCTACCAGTCGCTCAAACGGCATCGCAACAAGCTCAAGCGCCGCGTCGAGGAGGAGAAGCTGCGACAGCGCGGCCAGTCACTGGCGGAGACGCTGAACGGCAACAACGGCCTGCCCGACGATGTGTGGGAAGCTGCCGACGCCCTGTCGCCCGCTGTCGCCCGAAGACTACGAGAACTTCGAGGAAGCCGTCGTTGA
- a CDS encoding RNA-guided endonuclease InsQ/TnpB family protein, producing MLEVTKCAPQMAIIQLGRAFQNFFEGRACYPQFRKKGVHDRFTLTNEQFSIDGCRIRIPCLGWVRMREPLRFAGKIMSTTVSRVADRWFVSITVDIPPSLHLPQAENQGVAGVDLGVSALATLSTGEKVAGPKPHKALLSRVQRLSRSLSRKRKGSRNRAKAKTKLARLHARIANIRRDALHKLTSGLTRRFHTIAIEDLNVRGMAKNRHLARSIADMGFFEFRRQLQYKAAMRDGVVVVADRWLPSSKTCLACSHVLDALPLSVREWTCPACGTHHDRDINAAINLKNMAVSSTVSACGKEGSGAPSLCLVRETASMKQEVSFNHVCA from the coding sequence ATGCTGGAAGTCACCAAATGCGCGCCACAGATGGCGATCATCCAGTTGGGAAGGGCGTTCCAGAATTTCTTTGAGGGTCGTGCTTGCTATCCGCAGTTCCGCAAGAAAGGCGTGCACGACCGATTCACCCTCACCAACGAGCAGTTCAGCATCGACGGCTGCCGCATTCGCATCCCCTGCCTAGGCTGGGTGCGCATGCGTGAGCCGTTGCGCTTTGCTGGTAAGATCATGTCAACTACTGTCTCCCGTGTGGCTGACCGCTGGTTTGTCAGCATCACCGTTGATATTCCGCCTAGTCTGCATCTGCCGCAAGCCGAAAACCAAGGCGTGGCGGGAGTGGACTTAGGTGTGTCGGCGCTGGCCACGCTCTCAACGGGAGAAAAGGTTGCAGGCCCCAAGCCGCACAAGGCGTTGCTATCCAGAGTGCAGCGGCTCTCGCGCAGCCTCTCACGTAAGCGCAAAGGATCGCGCAACCGCGCCAAAGCGAAAACCAAGCTGGCGCGGCTGCACGCACGCATCGCCAACATCCGGCGCGATGCCCTGCATAAGCTCACGTCCGGTCTCACACGGCGGTTTCACACAATCGCCATCGAGGATTTGAATGTGCGTGGCATGGCAAAGAACCGGCATCTAGCCCGCTCCATTGCCGACATGGGTTTCTTTGAGTTTCGCCGGCAACTGCAGTACAAGGCGGCGATGCGAGACGGCGTGGTAGTCGTGGCGGACCGCTGGTTGCCGTCCAGTAAAACGTGCTTAGCGTGCAGTCATGTGCTGGATGCGCTGCCGCTTTCTGTACGCGAGTGGACGTGTCCGGCCTGCGGCACGCATCACGACCGCGACATCAATGCAGCGATCAACTTGAAGAACATGGCGGTGAGTTCCACCGTGTCAGCCTGTGGAAAGGAAGGCTCTGGCGCACCAAGCTTGTGCTTGGTGCGTGAAACCGCCTCAATGAAGCAGGAAGTCAGCTTTAATCATGTTTGCGCATGA